A single window of Ammospiza caudacuta isolate bAmmCau1 chromosome Z, bAmmCau1.pri, whole genome shotgun sequence DNA harbors:
- the MARVELD2 gene encoding MARVEL domain-containing protein 2: MSRSSQGGRSGRSPLPRGPSPGSAAAPLPPPPLPLQPPFGPGRTSPGPSGPAELKPVRRFIPDSWKNFFKGRRHPGSSWDSTASDIRYISDGVECSPPASPAPLQPGTRTVPGSYTDPFGGSGGSYNSRKEAEAMLPSGEPSGSLERRGGTGQTYSERVEEYHLRYAYMKSWAGLLRILGVAELLLGAAVFACVTAYVHKDNEWYNMFGYSQPYGYGAGSAYGGYSYSGPKTPFILVVAGMAWIVTIVLLVLGMSMYYRTILLDSNWWPLTEFGINVALFILYMSAAIVYVNDTNRGGLCYYQLFKTPINAAFCRVEGGQTAAIIFLFVTVILYLISAVVCLKLWRHEGARRHRELMEQEMKTQSSFPEKKYEGDDRPREEVSYRQLKSLERKPELLNGHIPAGHIPKPIVMPDYLAKYPVIQTNEMRDRYKAVFNDQFAEYKELSMEVNAVLRKFDELDALLKQLPHHPESIYEQERILKVLQEYKKKKNDPAFLEKKERCEYLKNKLSHIKQRIQDYDKVMNWNVET, from the exons ATGTCGCGGAGCTCGCAGGGCGGGCGATCCGGCAGGTCCCCGCTGCCCCGCGGGCCCAGCCCCGGGTCCGCCGccgccccgctgccgccgcccccGCTGCCACTGCAGCCCCCCTTCGGCCCCGGCAGGACCAGCCCGGGCCCCAGCGGGCCGGCAGAGCTCAAGCCGGTTCGGCGGTTCATTCCGGACTCGTGGAAGAACTTCTTCAAAGGGAGACGCCACCCCGGCTCCAGCTGGGATAGCACGGCCTCCGACATCAGGTACATATCGGACGGGGTCGAGTGCTCGCCGCCTGCCTCTCCCGCCCCCCTGCAACCGGGGACCAGGACGGTGCCTGGCTCCTACACCGACCCATTCGGGGGGTCGGGCGGGAGCTACAACTCTCGGAAGGAGGCCGAAGCCATGCTGCCCTCCGGAGAGCCCTCGGGCTCGCTGGAGCGCCGCGGCGGCACTGGGCAGACTTACAGCGAGCGAGTGGAGGAGTACCACCTGAGGTACGCCTACATGAagtcctgggcagggctgctcaggaTCCTCGGCGTGGCCGAGCTGCTTCTTGGCGCCGCCGTGTTCGCCTGTGTCACCGCCTACGTACACAAGGACAACGAGTGGTACAACATGTTCGGGTACTCGCAGCCCTACGGATACGGGGCGGGCAGCGCCTACGGAGGATACTCCTACAGCGGGCCCAAAACGCCTTTCATCCTGGTGGTGGCGGGAATGGCGTGGATTGTCACCATAGTGCTGCTTGTGCTGGGCATGTCCATGTACTACCGAACTATCCTCCTCGATTCCAACTGGTGGCCTTTGACCGAGTTTGGGATCAATGTGGCCTTGTTCATCCTGTACATGTCGGCTGCCATAGTATATGTAAACGATACCAACCGAGGTGGGCTCTGCTATTACCAGTTGTTTAAGACGCCGATAAATGCGGCTTTTTGCCGTGTGGAGGGCGGTCAGACTGCGGCGATCATCTTCTTGTTTGTCACGGTGATCCTCTATCTAATTAGTGCGGTGGTTTGCCTAAAGTTGTGGAGGCACGAAGGGGCCAGGAGGCACAGGGAATTAATGGAACAGGAG atgAAAACGCAATCctcttttccagaaaaaaag TATGAAGGTGATGACAGACCAAGGGAAGAAGTCAGTTACAGGCAACTCAAATCActggaaagaaaaccagagcTACTTAATGGTCATATACCTGCAGGCCACATTCCTAAACCTATAGTGATGCCAGACTACTTAGC gaaatACCCTGTAAttcaaacaaatgaaatgaGAGACCGGTACAAAGCAGTATTCAATGATCAGTTTGCTGAGTATAAAGAACTGTCTATGGAAGTTAATGCTGTATTAAGAAAGTTTGATGAGCTGGATGCATTGCTGAAACAGCTTCCACACCATCCTGAAAGCATATAT GAACAGGAAAGGATATTAAAAGTTCTGCAGGAatacaagaagaagaaaaat GATCCTGCatttctggagaaaaaggagCGTTGTGAATATCTGAAGAATAAGCTTTCTCACATAAAACAACGAATTCAGGACTATGATAAAGTTATGAATTGGAATGTAGAAACCTAG